From the Macaca nemestrina isolate mMacNem1 chromosome 7, mMacNem.hap1, whole genome shotgun sequence genome, the window TTCCTGAAACAGATTACGAGTGTACCAATTCCACCAGCTGCATGACGGTGTCCTGTCCTCGGCAGCGCTACCCTGCCAACTGCACGGTGCGGGACCATGTCCACTGCTTGGGTAAGTCAGAGTTCAAGGGCATTTGTCAACAAAGTATTTTTCTCGAAGTTGATTGAAGGGACTTTAACCAGAAATTTGAGAGTTAAATTACTTAATTAGAAACATTTATCCGCAGCTTTTTAGATGTGCCAAGCATCATCAATAAACTCAACATACTAAAGTAAAGCATCCAGAAAACTGCagttctctttttaaatgtaatatttgataaaataagaaaaatatgtgaagtaTAAAGCATAATACACAATAATTGACTTTTACCCAAAATAACAGTGAAAATGGCACCAATACCATCGCAGCTACCTGAGTGCTTGCCTTCACCTGGTTGCTCTACTGCTTCTTCCAAAGTAACCatccttttgaattttttcttatttcacttccttttaaattttttctatagttttattgtatatatgtaataaaataatagtacCATATAATGTTCAATAATGCATGTTTTAGAACTGTATAAAATGATTTCAGGCTCTGTGCCGTTCTGGGACTTGATTATTTCCTGTCAACATTATGGCTCTATGATTCATCCATAtgacttctttctttattttacgTCTGTGTAATAATCTATTTTAAGATTGTATCACAGTTTATTCTCCAATATATTTGGTTATGTGctgttttttgctgttgtgaCTCTTAAAATTTCTTTGCCTGTCTCCTGATGGCACATGTGCAAGAGCTTCTTTAGCATGTACTTTCCAGTGTGCGTTACTCTTTAAATGGCTGTattaacttacattcccacccgTGCTATGTAACTATTCCTAATGATCCCTATTCTCTCCAAGAATTGTTATTAAATTTGGTCTTAAAGTTGTCTAgacttcttttatattttggatattaccTGTGCTGTCCCTGAAACCCTCTcccagattttgatttttttttttacattattgtatattttcataaacaaaactttaaaaatataattactttaAGTTATTAGAGttagtctttttttgttgtggttttaagAAATCTTCTTCTACCCCAGGTTTATAAAGACAATttgctacattttcttttgaaagttaTAAGTTTAACATTTCACATTTAGGTTTAGAGTGCCCCTGGAATTGGTCCTGGTAGATGATGTGAGGTAGATTCAACTTTAATTGTCCCCCCACATGGATGGCCACTTGTCTCAACTCTTCCCTGTTGATCCCTGTGTTACCTCTGTCATACATGAAGTGTCTGTATGTTTCTGGTTCTagactttctcttcttttcttattgGGTGATTTTTATGCCTCAGGACCACACTGTCTTATATCCTCGTAACTTCCCCGTAAGTCTTGATATGTGGTTGAGCATTTCATGTTCTTCACGTTGTAATCCTAACTTAGctaatttaaatattacatatgtaCAGATAGATGGTAAGGGCTTTGTACTCTTCACTTCAACATGTATTACTGTAAAGAGAGTtgacttttcacattttaaattttgaggcCATTTGTTATAATTAAGTCTTTCTGAGAGTATTTTTATaccctgtatttttctttctttctttctttctttcttttttttttttttttttaaggtaaccGTACTTTTCCCAAAATGCTATATTGCAATTGGACTGGAGGCTATAAGTGGTCTACTGCTCTGGCTCTAAGGTAAGCTTTGTTACTAGTAAGTTTAAAAGGCCATTTAGATTTCTTTGGGTTTGGTGGAATCTTCCAGACATTGAGCTCAGTCCACTTAATTCTTCTCTCAGATCCTACCACATGTGTTGGATTCTAGGAAACTGCTGGAAGAGTTTAGGTGATCAGACCAGTAGCCCCGTGGAGCTGACTGGCAGGCATGTTAGCTTTTCTCCCAAGGTACCTGCACATTGAGTTTCCCGTTCTTAATGTACCATGAATCAGTAAAATGCTGGGGACTATCTAAAATAGGCAGTTTTATGATGTGTATCTttaatttcaaataacttattaTAGAAAGTAATACATGCTGAAcactgaaaactggaaaaatgaaaatgacaaaaacattaaaaattaccaCCATCTGAGATAATTATAGGCTTATATTGCTTACAAAGAAATGTGTTGTTTGTTAAACTTCTTAACAGTACTTTAAGAAATTGTAGCAGTTCTTCCCACCAAAGGGAAGAGCAGGTGAGACCCTGGTTAACTGATTAGTGAAAAGGTTATGCTGCCTACAGTTGAAGTTTTGAGTTCGTGCCTGAGACCCTGAGGCCTGCAGCATCACAGCCATAGAGCAGGATTTCTCAGCCTCATCACTGCTGACATTTTGGGCTGAATGATTTTTTGActtggggctgtcctgtgcatagtaggatgtttagcagcatcacTGGCCTCTACCTACTACTTGTCAGTAGCAAACCCCCCATCCCCTGCAGTTGTGACAGTGtgtctccagatgttgccatgtgTCCCCTAGGGGACAAAATTGCCCCTTGCTGAGAACCACTGCATTAGAATTTGGGCTGAGGAAAGAAGAATCTTGCCTGGCAGGAAACGCATAACTGAAAAGTAAAAGAGGACACCAGGGTAGAAAATGAGATTCACAAAAATAAGATAGGCCGggtgcaatgactcacacctgtaatcccagcactttgggaggccgaggcgggcagattgcttgaggtcaggagttcgagaccagcctggccaacgtggcaaaagcccgtctctaccaaaaatacaaaagccgCCAtcgtggtgcatgtctgtggttcCAGCCGCGTGGTAGGCTgaaatgggaagatcacttgagcagggaggctacagtgagctggcattgcaccactgcactccaacctcagagcgagattctgtctcaaaaaaaaagattagtaacCATTGCTGACAATGGTTCAAATTAAcaactggctttttaaaaaataaataaatgtttgaaacttggaataattttaatttacaggaaagttgcaaagatagtagaGTTCTTATATATCCCTAATCTGGTTTCCCTACATTGTTAACCTCTTACAGTACTATATTATAACAAATTTTCAACAATTAAAACTTCTCAGCACTCAACatggtttcttttaaaatcttcacTGTAATGAGATGATGCCCAAGGTTTGCTTCAGGGTACTCTGGAGGCGAAAGGGGAGAGTTTTGATGAAACACGGCTGGCCAAGTGTTGATTATTGGAGCTGAGTCATGAGTACTgttctctttactttttattgttatatatgtttagaaattttccataataaatattGTTTCAGTATTATtagattttagaatttaaaagatCCTTAGAAGTCACCTCTTCCTAACGTTAAGATTTtagagatgaatgaaaaaatagaCTGAAAACATGGACAACTTGATCCAGGTCATCCAGGTGGTGGTGGGCTCCTCCCGACTCCAGCCCTGACCCCATGTTGGTGCACTTTGTATTAGACTGggtctttgctttgttttgactAAAAAGCAATGAGATTGATCacttagagagagagaaaacattagTTTTTTAGTACAtctaaaaattatatgtttaCTTTTGACATTTAAACAGTCTTCCTGCCCGTAATTGTTTGGTGGTGTCAATTTGTGAAATAGTCACTTGTGTTCCAATTAAGGGCTGTGATCATTGGAAGTCCTTTCTCAAATCTGACGTAACGCAGCGATTAAACCATAACTGGCCGCAGTTGGGGTGGACGGGTCTCATGGAATCCTGTCTGTTTGCCATCGCAGCATCACCCTCGGTGGGTTTGGAGCAGACCGTTTCTACCTGGGCCAGTGGCGAGAAGGCCTCGGCAAGCTCTTCAGCTTCGGTGGTCTGGGAATATGGACGCTGATAGACGTCCTGCTAATTGGAGTTGGCTACGTTGGACCAGCAGATGGCTCTTTGTACATTTAGTTGTGGTATGTGCTTCAGAAAGGAGCAGTGCTTAGAAAAAGCCCTTTTGTCCATAGGAATTGATGTGGTGTGAGTGATATTCTATGTTTTTAATGTACAGCATCTGTACTTTGTTTGCCTtcataaaggtaaaataaagaagTGAAACACTGAACTGTGCTAATctggaatttgtttttatttgcctgaaatatatttttttctgtgaaaaaattAAAACGTACTTAAGCCAAGAGAATGACTTCTACAGTGATTGAAAATCCATTTAATTCCTATGACTTTTGTTTTGTATTGCTCAAGTCAAACTACATCACTTGTATCTCCAGCTCAAATGTAATCTGCCTTGCAAAGCCTTTAAGCTATGATTGCAGGAAGTGGAAAGTGTTTTTATTGTTAGCTAATTGAAGTTGTTTGGCTCAACTTCAGTCTTGTGTAAGATTTGCAGTGTAAGTATGCAGTCTGGTCTGTATATATGAAAATTTGAATTAAACTGCAGAATGTTTAGTTATGGTTTAAATTTTCTTAGTAGTATGTAAAAGGTAAGAGtactgaaaaattaataaaattgcaaGTTAAGAAATATTGTGGGCCTGATTTTCTATATTAAGTATAATCTGGAATAATCATTACAACTTACTTTTATTGTtaagaataacatttttatttttcagggcATTACTCCATTCTAACAGAGTCATAGTTGGCTGGTTTATTGACACAGTGGAAATATGTAAATGTTTTTGAGTATAGATCTGTTATACACCCTTTATTGGGGGAAAAACCCAGTTattcaaaaagatttttattcAAGTTTGcttttgaaacatttaaaaacttttagcattttttctttcaaatatggATATCTGAGTTACTGCTTTTTAAACACTTGTATGTATTAGCCAGAAGACTGTTAACCACATATCATATCTAGAAGCTATAAAATATCTGCATATTTCATTCACCAGATGATTTTTTGATTTCAGTTTACCTGAAAGGTGAATTAAATCACTTGAGTGATCACTTGCTGTTCTTATGAAGCACAGCCCTTTGCTTAGTTGAGTGACAGTTCCATCTCTGATCACTAGGTGGCGCATCCCCATTACATTTGCTTCCCGAACTCTATTTCCAGAAACGGCCACtcttaaattgtttttttgtttgtt encodes:
- the LOC105499239 gene encoding TM2 domain-containing protein 3 isoform X2: MAGGVRPLRGLRALCRVLLFLSQFCILSGGESTEIPPYVMKCPSNGLCSRLPADCIDCTTNFSCIYGKPVTFDCAVKPSVTCVDQDFKSQKNFIINMTCRFCWQLPETDYECTNSTSCMTVSCPRQRYPANCTVRDHVHCLGNRTFPKMLYCNWTGGYKWSTALALSITLGGFGADRFYLGQWREGLGKLFSFGGLGIWTLIDVLLIGVGYVGPADGSLYI